From one Lotus japonicus ecotype B-129 chromosome 3, LjGifu_v1.2 genomic stretch:
- the LOC130742477 gene encoding GDSL esterase/lipase At5g33370-like: MDQNNPRVVSSLSILACLLIITTWSNVAPKAEARAFFVFGDSLVDNGNNNYLATTARADAYPYGIDSASHRASGRFSNGLNMPDLISEKIGSEPTLPYLSPELDGEKLLNGANFASAGIGILNDTGVQFINIIRIGAQLGYFRQYQQRVSALIGEKEAQNLVNQALVLITLGGNDFVNNYYVIPFSARSREYALPDYVVFLISEYRKILVNLYELGARRVLVTGTGPLGCVPAELALHSRNGECAVELQRAVNLFNPQLVQLINQLNTETGSHVFISANAFAMHLDFVNDPQAYGFVTSKVACCGQGAYNGIGLCTPASNLCPNRDLFAFWDPFHPSERANRLIVDKFMTGSTEYMNPMNLSTIMALDSRT; the protein is encoded by the exons ATGGACCAAAACAACCCAAGGGTTGTCTCTTCATTGTCTATACTTGCATGTCTGTTGATTATCACCACCTGGAGCAATGTTGCTCCAAAAGCTGAGGCACGAGCATTTTTTGTTTTCGGCGATTCGCTCGTTGACAACGGCAACAACAACTACCTCGCCACCACTGCTCGTGCAGACGCGTACCCTTATGGAATTGATTCTGCATCTCATAGAGCCTCCGGTCGTTTCTCCAATGGCCTCAACATGCCTGACCTTATAA GTGAGAAAATTGGCTCAGAACCCACATTACCATACTTGAGTCCTGAGCTGGATGGTGAGAAGCTACTTAATGGTGCCAACTTTGCTTCAGCTGGTATAGGAATTCTCAATGACACCGGAGTCCAATTC ATAAACATAATCCGAATTGGTGCCCAATTGGGGTACTTCAGACAGTATCAGCAGAGGGTGAGTGCACTGATTGGAGAAAAAGAGGCTCAGAATTTAGTGAACCAAGCACTTGTGCTGATAACTTTAGGTGGCAATGACTTTGTCAACAACTATTACGTAATTCCATTCTCTGCTAGATCTCGTGAATATGCACTTCCTGACTACGTTGTCTTCCTCATCTCAGAGTATCGCAAAATTCTTGTG AACCTGTATGAATTGGGAGCACGACGGGTGCTTGTCACCGGCACCGGACCATTAGGTTGTGTGCCAGCAGAATTGGCCCTGCACAGCAGAAATGGGGAATGTGCTGTAGAACTGCAACGCGCTGTTAACTTGTTCAATCCTCAACTTGTCCAGTTGATCAACCAGCTCAACACTGAAACTGGTTCTCATGTCTTCATTTCTGCTAATGCCTTTGCCATGCATTTGGATTTCGTCAATGATCCCCAAGCATATG GATTTGTTACATCAAAAGTAGCATGTTGTGGTCAAGGAGCGTACAATGGAATTGGACTCTGCACTCCAGCCTCTAATTTGTGCCCAAACAGGGATTTATTTGCATTTTGGGACCCCTTCCATCCATCTGAGAGAGCAAATAGACTTATCGTAGATAAATTCATGACTGGATCCACTGAATACATGAACCCAATGAACCTTAGCACAATTATGGCCTTAGATTCTAGGACCTAA